In one Columba livia isolate bColLiv1 breed racing homer chromosome 23, bColLiv1.pat.W.v2, whole genome shotgun sequence genomic region, the following are encoded:
- the NFE2L1 gene encoding endoplasmic reticulum membrane sensor NFE2L1 isoform X1 encodes MLSLKKYFTEGLIQFTILLSLIGVRVDVDTYLNSQLPPLREIILGQSSAYTQTQFHNLRNTLDGYGIHPKSVDLDYYFTARRLLNQVRALDRFQVPSTEVNAWLVHRDPEGSVPGSQPSAGIALENGGGLQDGSSPESGVRESGAEQGFGEELEDLGAVAAPVNGDLTKEDIDLIDILWRQDIDLGAGREIFDYSHRQKESEVDKELSDGRERGDGWRSGGNQILERNLLVDGETGESFPAQELVSRRRLPHPAATAARVFRQAPGAEDQTALSLEECLRLLEATFPFGDNPEFPAADVSPLSEAVPGDSGSAGGPGALLPPLLADTESPFDLEQQWQDLMSIMEMQAMEVNNTTAETLYNGTSGDLLASNYSLAPGTPINQNVSLHQASLGGCSQDFPLFGAEIESPSMAGSSALLQLVPDNSTGLNATFGATNLSGIFFPPQLNGTGNETGGPELPDPLGGLLDEAMLDEISLMDLAIEEGFNPVQASQLEEEFDSDSGLSLDSGHSPASLSSSEASSSSSSSSSSSSSSSFSEEGAVGYSSDSENVDFEEAEGAVGYQPEYSKFCRMSFQEPSQLQYLPYLEHVGHNHTYNMAPGDPEEPKPPSAGKKSGKEKPSEFLDKQMSRDEHRARAMKIPFTNDKIINLPVEEFNELLSKYQLSEAQLSLIRDIRRRGKNKMAAQNCRKRKLDTILNLERDVEDLQRDKSKLLREKVEFLKSIRQMKQKVQNLYQEVFGRLRDENGRPYSPSQYALQYGSDGSVILIPRAVAEQQSRRQERKQKDRRK; translated from the exons ATGCTTTCTCTGAAGAAATACTTCACTGAAGGCCTCATCCAGTTCACCATTCTCCTCAGCTTGATCGGCGTTCGCGTGGACGTGGACACCTACCTGAACTCACAGCTCCCCCCTCTCCGGGAGATCATTCTTGGCCAGAGCTCTGCTTACACCCAGACCCAGTTTCACAACCTGCGCAACACCTTGGACGGCTATGGCATCCACCCAAAAAGCGTAGACCTGGACTATTACTTCACCGCCCGCAGGCTGCTCAACCAGGTGAGGGCCCTGGACAGGTTTCAGGTCCCCAGCACCGAGGTCAACGCGTGGCTGGTGCACAGAGACCCCGAGGGCTCCGTCCCCGGCAGCCAGCCCAGCGCCGGCATCGCCCTCGAGAATGGCGGCGGATTGCAGGACGGGAGCAGCCCCGAGAGCGGCGTGAGGGAGAGCGGGGCCGAGCAAGGCTTTGGGGAAGAACTGGAAGATTTGGGAGCGGTGGCTGCGCCGGTGAATGGAGATCTGACCAAGGAG GACATCGATTTGATTGACATCCTGTGGAGACAGGATATTGATCTCGGCGCTGGGCGAGAGATTTTTGACTACAGCCACCGGCAGAAGGAGAGCGAAGTGGACAAAGAGCTGAGCGATGGGAGGGAGCGCGGGGACGGCTGGAGGAGCGGAGGGAACCAGATCCTGGAGAGGAACCTGCTAGTGGATGGAGAGACCGGGGAGAGTTTCCCTGCGCAG GAGCTGGTTTCTCGTCGCCGCCTCCCTCATCCCGCGGCTACGGCTGCTCGTGTTTTCCGGCAGGCGCCCGGCGCGGAGGATCAGACAGCCCTGTCGCTGGAGGAGTGCCTTAGGCTGCTGGAGGCCACCTTCCCATTCGGGGACAACCCGGAG TTCCCGGCCGCGGACGTGTCCCCCCTGAGCGAGGCCGTGCCCGGCGACAGCGGCTCCGCGGGCGGCCCCGGCGCCCTCCTGCCGCCCCTCCTTGCCGACACCGAGTCGCCCTTTGACCTGGAGCAGCAGTGGCAGGACCTCATGTCCATCATGGAGATGCAG GCGATGGAAGTGAACAACACGACCGCCGAAACCCTGTACAACGGCACGAGCGGAGACCTGCTGGCTTCCAACTACAGCCTGGCCCCCGGCACCCCCATCAACCAGAACGTCAGCCTGCATCAGGCCTCGCTGGGGGGCTGCTCGCAGGACTTCCCCCTCTTCGGTGCCGAGATCGAGAGCCCCTCCATGGCCGGCAGCTCGGCCCTGCTCCAGCTGGTGCCGGACAACTCCACCGGCCTCAACGCCACCTTCGGCGCCACCAACCTGAGCGGGATCTTCTTCCCGCCGCAGCTGAACGGCACCGGCAACGAGACGGGCGGCCCCGAGCTGCCCGACCCGCTGGGCGGGCTGCTGGACGAGGCCATGCTGGACGAGATCAGCCTGATGGACCTGGCCATCGAGGAGGGGTTCAACCCCGTGCAGGCCTCGCAGCTCGAGGAGGAGTTTGACTCCGACTCGGGGCTCTCGCTGGATTCCGGCCACAGTCCCGCGTCGCTCAGCAGCTCGGAAGCCTCGTCCTCATCGTCCTCGTCCTCCTcgtcttcttcctcctcctcgttTTCCGAGGAAGGAGCTGTCGGCTACAGCTCGGACTCGGAAAACGTGGACTTCGAAGAGGCGGAAGGGGCGGTTGGCTACCAGCCAGAGTACAGCAAGTTCTGCCGCATGAGCTTCCAGGAGCCCTCGCAGCTGCAGTACCTGCCCTACCTGGAGCACGTCGGCCACAACCACACGTACAACATGGCCCCGGGGGACCCCGAGGAGCCCAAACCCCCCAGCGCCGGCAAGAAGAGCGGCAAGGAGAAACCGTCCGAGTTCTTGGACAAGCAGATGAGCCGGGACGAGCACCGCGCCAGGGCCATGAAGATCCCGTTCACCAACGACAAGATCATCAACCTGCCCGTGGAGGAGTTCAACGAGCTCCTGTCCAAGTACCAGCTCAGCGAGGCCCAGCTCAGCCTGATCCGCGACATCCGCCGGCGCGGCAAGAACAAGATGGCAGCGCAGAACTGCCGCAAGAGGAAGCTGGACACCATCCTCAACCTGGAACGCGACGTCGAGGACTTGCAGCGCGACAAGTCCAAACTGCTCAGGGAGAAGGTGGAGTTTCTCAAATCCATCCGCCAGATGAAGCAAAAGGTGCAGAATCTTTACCAAGAAGTGTTCGGGCGCCTGCGGGACGAGAACGGGCGGCCCTACTCCCCCAGCCAGTACGCGCTGCAGTACGGCAGCGACGGCAGCGTCATCTTGATACCCCGCGCCGTGGCCGAGCAGCAGTCCCGGCGGCAGGAACGCAAACAGAAGGACCGGAGGAAGTGA
- the NFE2L1 gene encoding endoplasmic reticulum membrane sensor NFE2L1 isoform X2, with protein sequence MLSLKKYFTEGLIQFTILLSLIGVRVDVDTYLNSQLPPLREIILGQSSAYTQTQFHNLRNTLDGYGIHPKSVDLDYYFTARRLLNQVRALDRFQVPSTEVNAWLVHRDPEGSVPGSQPSAGIALENGGGLQDGSSPESGVRESGAEQGFGEELEDLGAVAAPVNGDLTKEDIDLIDILWRQDIDLGAGREIFDYSHRQKESEVDKELSDGRERGDGWRSGGNQILERNLLVDGETGESFPAQAPGAEDQTALSLEECLRLLEATFPFGDNPEFPAADVSPLSEAVPGDSGSAGGPGALLPPLLADTESPFDLEQQWQDLMSIMEMQAMEVNNTTAETLYNGTSGDLLASNYSLAPGTPINQNVSLHQASLGGCSQDFPLFGAEIESPSMAGSSALLQLVPDNSTGLNATFGATNLSGIFFPPQLNGTGNETGGPELPDPLGGLLDEAMLDEISLMDLAIEEGFNPVQASQLEEEFDSDSGLSLDSGHSPASLSSSEASSSSSSSSSSSSSSSFSEEGAVGYSSDSENVDFEEAEGAVGYQPEYSKFCRMSFQEPSQLQYLPYLEHVGHNHTYNMAPGDPEEPKPPSAGKKSGKEKPSEFLDKQMSRDEHRARAMKIPFTNDKIINLPVEEFNELLSKYQLSEAQLSLIRDIRRRGKNKMAAQNCRKRKLDTILNLERDVEDLQRDKSKLLREKVEFLKSIRQMKQKVQNLYQEVFGRLRDENGRPYSPSQYALQYGSDGSVILIPRAVAEQQSRRQERKQKDRRK encoded by the exons ATGCTTTCTCTGAAGAAATACTTCACTGAAGGCCTCATCCAGTTCACCATTCTCCTCAGCTTGATCGGCGTTCGCGTGGACGTGGACACCTACCTGAACTCACAGCTCCCCCCTCTCCGGGAGATCATTCTTGGCCAGAGCTCTGCTTACACCCAGACCCAGTTTCACAACCTGCGCAACACCTTGGACGGCTATGGCATCCACCCAAAAAGCGTAGACCTGGACTATTACTTCACCGCCCGCAGGCTGCTCAACCAGGTGAGGGCCCTGGACAGGTTTCAGGTCCCCAGCACCGAGGTCAACGCGTGGCTGGTGCACAGAGACCCCGAGGGCTCCGTCCCCGGCAGCCAGCCCAGCGCCGGCATCGCCCTCGAGAATGGCGGCGGATTGCAGGACGGGAGCAGCCCCGAGAGCGGCGTGAGGGAGAGCGGGGCCGAGCAAGGCTTTGGGGAAGAACTGGAAGATTTGGGAGCGGTGGCTGCGCCGGTGAATGGAGATCTGACCAAGGAG GACATCGATTTGATTGACATCCTGTGGAGACAGGATATTGATCTCGGCGCTGGGCGAGAGATTTTTGACTACAGCCACCGGCAGAAGGAGAGCGAAGTGGACAAAGAGCTGAGCGATGGGAGGGAGCGCGGGGACGGCTGGAGGAGCGGAGGGAACCAGATCCTGGAGAGGAACCTGCTAGTGGATGGAGAGACCGGGGAGAGTTTCCCTGCGCAG GCGCCCGGCGCGGAGGATCAGACAGCCCTGTCGCTGGAGGAGTGCCTTAGGCTGCTGGAGGCCACCTTCCCATTCGGGGACAACCCGGAG TTCCCGGCCGCGGACGTGTCCCCCCTGAGCGAGGCCGTGCCCGGCGACAGCGGCTCCGCGGGCGGCCCCGGCGCCCTCCTGCCGCCCCTCCTTGCCGACACCGAGTCGCCCTTTGACCTGGAGCAGCAGTGGCAGGACCTCATGTCCATCATGGAGATGCAG GCGATGGAAGTGAACAACACGACCGCCGAAACCCTGTACAACGGCACGAGCGGAGACCTGCTGGCTTCCAACTACAGCCTGGCCCCCGGCACCCCCATCAACCAGAACGTCAGCCTGCATCAGGCCTCGCTGGGGGGCTGCTCGCAGGACTTCCCCCTCTTCGGTGCCGAGATCGAGAGCCCCTCCATGGCCGGCAGCTCGGCCCTGCTCCAGCTGGTGCCGGACAACTCCACCGGCCTCAACGCCACCTTCGGCGCCACCAACCTGAGCGGGATCTTCTTCCCGCCGCAGCTGAACGGCACCGGCAACGAGACGGGCGGCCCCGAGCTGCCCGACCCGCTGGGCGGGCTGCTGGACGAGGCCATGCTGGACGAGATCAGCCTGATGGACCTGGCCATCGAGGAGGGGTTCAACCCCGTGCAGGCCTCGCAGCTCGAGGAGGAGTTTGACTCCGACTCGGGGCTCTCGCTGGATTCCGGCCACAGTCCCGCGTCGCTCAGCAGCTCGGAAGCCTCGTCCTCATCGTCCTCGTCCTCCTcgtcttcttcctcctcctcgttTTCCGAGGAAGGAGCTGTCGGCTACAGCTCGGACTCGGAAAACGTGGACTTCGAAGAGGCGGAAGGGGCGGTTGGCTACCAGCCAGAGTACAGCAAGTTCTGCCGCATGAGCTTCCAGGAGCCCTCGCAGCTGCAGTACCTGCCCTACCTGGAGCACGTCGGCCACAACCACACGTACAACATGGCCCCGGGGGACCCCGAGGAGCCCAAACCCCCCAGCGCCGGCAAGAAGAGCGGCAAGGAGAAACCGTCCGAGTTCTTGGACAAGCAGATGAGCCGGGACGAGCACCGCGCCAGGGCCATGAAGATCCCGTTCACCAACGACAAGATCATCAACCTGCCCGTGGAGGAGTTCAACGAGCTCCTGTCCAAGTACCAGCTCAGCGAGGCCCAGCTCAGCCTGATCCGCGACATCCGCCGGCGCGGCAAGAACAAGATGGCAGCGCAGAACTGCCGCAAGAGGAAGCTGGACACCATCCTCAACCTGGAACGCGACGTCGAGGACTTGCAGCGCGACAAGTCCAAACTGCTCAGGGAGAAGGTGGAGTTTCTCAAATCCATCCGCCAGATGAAGCAAAAGGTGCAGAATCTTTACCAAGAAGTGTTCGGGCGCCTGCGGGACGAGAACGGGCGGCCCTACTCCCCCAGCCAGTACGCGCTGCAGTACGGCAGCGACGGCAGCGTCATCTTGATACCCCGCGCCGTGGCCGAGCAGCAGTCCCGGCGGCAGGAACGCAAACAGAAGGACCGGAGGAAGTGA
- the NFE2L1 gene encoding endoplasmic reticulum membrane sensor NFE2L1 isoform X4, with product MRKDIDLIDILWRQDIDLGAGREIFDYSHRQKESEVDKELSDGRERGDGWRSGGNQILERNLLVDGETGESFPAQELVSRRRLPHPAATAARVFRQAPGAEDQTALSLEECLRLLEATFPFGDNPEFPAADVSPLSEAVPGDSGSAGGPGALLPPLLADTESPFDLEQQWQDLMSIMEMQAMEVNNTTAETLYNGTSGDLLASNYSLAPGTPINQNVSLHQASLGGCSQDFPLFGAEIESPSMAGSSALLQLVPDNSTGLNATFGATNLSGIFFPPQLNGTGNETGGPELPDPLGGLLDEAMLDEISLMDLAIEEGFNPVQASQLEEEFDSDSGLSLDSGHSPASLSSSEASSSSSSSSSSSSSSSFSEEGAVGYSSDSENVDFEEAEGAVGYQPEYSKFCRMSFQEPSQLQYLPYLEHVGHNHTYNMAPGDPEEPKPPSAGKKSGKEKPSEFLDKQMSRDEHRARAMKIPFTNDKIINLPVEEFNELLSKYQLSEAQLSLIRDIRRRGKNKMAAQNCRKRKLDTILNLERDVEDLQRDKSKLLREKVEFLKSIRQMKQKVQNLYQEVFGRLRDENGRPYSPSQYALQYGSDGSVILIPRAVAEQQSRRQERKQKDRRK from the exons ATGAGAAAG GACATCGATTTGATTGACATCCTGTGGAGACAGGATATTGATCTCGGCGCTGGGCGAGAGATTTTTGACTACAGCCACCGGCAGAAGGAGAGCGAAGTGGACAAAGAGCTGAGCGATGGGAGGGAGCGCGGGGACGGCTGGAGGAGCGGAGGGAACCAGATCCTGGAGAGGAACCTGCTAGTGGATGGAGAGACCGGGGAGAGTTTCCCTGCGCAG GAGCTGGTTTCTCGTCGCCGCCTCCCTCATCCCGCGGCTACGGCTGCTCGTGTTTTCCGGCAGGCGCCCGGCGCGGAGGATCAGACAGCCCTGTCGCTGGAGGAGTGCCTTAGGCTGCTGGAGGCCACCTTCCCATTCGGGGACAACCCGGAG TTCCCGGCCGCGGACGTGTCCCCCCTGAGCGAGGCCGTGCCCGGCGACAGCGGCTCCGCGGGCGGCCCCGGCGCCCTCCTGCCGCCCCTCCTTGCCGACACCGAGTCGCCCTTTGACCTGGAGCAGCAGTGGCAGGACCTCATGTCCATCATGGAGATGCAG GCGATGGAAGTGAACAACACGACCGCCGAAACCCTGTACAACGGCACGAGCGGAGACCTGCTGGCTTCCAACTACAGCCTGGCCCCCGGCACCCCCATCAACCAGAACGTCAGCCTGCATCAGGCCTCGCTGGGGGGCTGCTCGCAGGACTTCCCCCTCTTCGGTGCCGAGATCGAGAGCCCCTCCATGGCCGGCAGCTCGGCCCTGCTCCAGCTGGTGCCGGACAACTCCACCGGCCTCAACGCCACCTTCGGCGCCACCAACCTGAGCGGGATCTTCTTCCCGCCGCAGCTGAACGGCACCGGCAACGAGACGGGCGGCCCCGAGCTGCCCGACCCGCTGGGCGGGCTGCTGGACGAGGCCATGCTGGACGAGATCAGCCTGATGGACCTGGCCATCGAGGAGGGGTTCAACCCCGTGCAGGCCTCGCAGCTCGAGGAGGAGTTTGACTCCGACTCGGGGCTCTCGCTGGATTCCGGCCACAGTCCCGCGTCGCTCAGCAGCTCGGAAGCCTCGTCCTCATCGTCCTCGTCCTCCTcgtcttcttcctcctcctcgttTTCCGAGGAAGGAGCTGTCGGCTACAGCTCGGACTCGGAAAACGTGGACTTCGAAGAGGCGGAAGGGGCGGTTGGCTACCAGCCAGAGTACAGCAAGTTCTGCCGCATGAGCTTCCAGGAGCCCTCGCAGCTGCAGTACCTGCCCTACCTGGAGCACGTCGGCCACAACCACACGTACAACATGGCCCCGGGGGACCCCGAGGAGCCCAAACCCCCCAGCGCCGGCAAGAAGAGCGGCAAGGAGAAACCGTCCGAGTTCTTGGACAAGCAGATGAGCCGGGACGAGCACCGCGCCAGGGCCATGAAGATCCCGTTCACCAACGACAAGATCATCAACCTGCCCGTGGAGGAGTTCAACGAGCTCCTGTCCAAGTACCAGCTCAGCGAGGCCCAGCTCAGCCTGATCCGCGACATCCGCCGGCGCGGCAAGAACAAGATGGCAGCGCAGAACTGCCGCAAGAGGAAGCTGGACACCATCCTCAACCTGGAACGCGACGTCGAGGACTTGCAGCGCGACAAGTCCAAACTGCTCAGGGAGAAGGTGGAGTTTCTCAAATCCATCCGCCAGATGAAGCAAAAGGTGCAGAATCTTTACCAAGAAGTGTTCGGGCGCCTGCGGGACGAGAACGGGCGGCCCTACTCCCCCAGCCAGTACGCGCTGCAGTACGGCAGCGACGGCAGCGTCATCTTGATACCCCGCGCCGTGGCCGAGCAGCAGTCCCGGCGGCAGGAACGCAAACAGAAGGACCGGAGGAAGTGA
- the NFE2L1 gene encoding endoplasmic reticulum membrane sensor NFE2L1 isoform X3, producing MQHPQSRGPPRAERPAAPRDIDLIDILWRQDIDLGAGREIFDYSHRQKESEVDKELSDGRERGDGWRSGGNQILERNLLVDGETGESFPAQELVSRRRLPHPAATAARVFRQAPGAEDQTALSLEECLRLLEATFPFGDNPEFPAADVSPLSEAVPGDSGSAGGPGALLPPLLADTESPFDLEQQWQDLMSIMEMQAMEVNNTTAETLYNGTSGDLLASNYSLAPGTPINQNVSLHQASLGGCSQDFPLFGAEIESPSMAGSSALLQLVPDNSTGLNATFGATNLSGIFFPPQLNGTGNETGGPELPDPLGGLLDEAMLDEISLMDLAIEEGFNPVQASQLEEEFDSDSGLSLDSGHSPASLSSSEASSSSSSSSSSSSSSSFSEEGAVGYSSDSENVDFEEAEGAVGYQPEYSKFCRMSFQEPSQLQYLPYLEHVGHNHTYNMAPGDPEEPKPPSAGKKSGKEKPSEFLDKQMSRDEHRARAMKIPFTNDKIINLPVEEFNELLSKYQLSEAQLSLIRDIRRRGKNKMAAQNCRKRKLDTILNLERDVEDLQRDKSKLLREKVEFLKSIRQMKQKVQNLYQEVFGRLRDENGRPYSPSQYALQYGSDGSVILIPRAVAEQQSRRQERKQKDRRK from the exons ATGCAGCACCCGCAGAGCCGGGGACCCCCCCGGGCGGAGCGGCCGGCAGCCCCGCGG GACATCGATTTGATTGACATCCTGTGGAGACAGGATATTGATCTCGGCGCTGGGCGAGAGATTTTTGACTACAGCCACCGGCAGAAGGAGAGCGAAGTGGACAAAGAGCTGAGCGATGGGAGGGAGCGCGGGGACGGCTGGAGGAGCGGAGGGAACCAGATCCTGGAGAGGAACCTGCTAGTGGATGGAGAGACCGGGGAGAGTTTCCCTGCGCAG GAGCTGGTTTCTCGTCGCCGCCTCCCTCATCCCGCGGCTACGGCTGCTCGTGTTTTCCGGCAGGCGCCCGGCGCGGAGGATCAGACAGCCCTGTCGCTGGAGGAGTGCCTTAGGCTGCTGGAGGCCACCTTCCCATTCGGGGACAACCCGGAG TTCCCGGCCGCGGACGTGTCCCCCCTGAGCGAGGCCGTGCCCGGCGACAGCGGCTCCGCGGGCGGCCCCGGCGCCCTCCTGCCGCCCCTCCTTGCCGACACCGAGTCGCCCTTTGACCTGGAGCAGCAGTGGCAGGACCTCATGTCCATCATGGAGATGCAG GCGATGGAAGTGAACAACACGACCGCCGAAACCCTGTACAACGGCACGAGCGGAGACCTGCTGGCTTCCAACTACAGCCTGGCCCCCGGCACCCCCATCAACCAGAACGTCAGCCTGCATCAGGCCTCGCTGGGGGGCTGCTCGCAGGACTTCCCCCTCTTCGGTGCCGAGATCGAGAGCCCCTCCATGGCCGGCAGCTCGGCCCTGCTCCAGCTGGTGCCGGACAACTCCACCGGCCTCAACGCCACCTTCGGCGCCACCAACCTGAGCGGGATCTTCTTCCCGCCGCAGCTGAACGGCACCGGCAACGAGACGGGCGGCCCCGAGCTGCCCGACCCGCTGGGCGGGCTGCTGGACGAGGCCATGCTGGACGAGATCAGCCTGATGGACCTGGCCATCGAGGAGGGGTTCAACCCCGTGCAGGCCTCGCAGCTCGAGGAGGAGTTTGACTCCGACTCGGGGCTCTCGCTGGATTCCGGCCACAGTCCCGCGTCGCTCAGCAGCTCGGAAGCCTCGTCCTCATCGTCCTCGTCCTCCTcgtcttcttcctcctcctcgttTTCCGAGGAAGGAGCTGTCGGCTACAGCTCGGACTCGGAAAACGTGGACTTCGAAGAGGCGGAAGGGGCGGTTGGCTACCAGCCAGAGTACAGCAAGTTCTGCCGCATGAGCTTCCAGGAGCCCTCGCAGCTGCAGTACCTGCCCTACCTGGAGCACGTCGGCCACAACCACACGTACAACATGGCCCCGGGGGACCCCGAGGAGCCCAAACCCCCCAGCGCCGGCAAGAAGAGCGGCAAGGAGAAACCGTCCGAGTTCTTGGACAAGCAGATGAGCCGGGACGAGCACCGCGCCAGGGCCATGAAGATCCCGTTCACCAACGACAAGATCATCAACCTGCCCGTGGAGGAGTTCAACGAGCTCCTGTCCAAGTACCAGCTCAGCGAGGCCCAGCTCAGCCTGATCCGCGACATCCGCCGGCGCGGCAAGAACAAGATGGCAGCGCAGAACTGCCGCAAGAGGAAGCTGGACACCATCCTCAACCTGGAACGCGACGTCGAGGACTTGCAGCGCGACAAGTCCAAACTGCTCAGGGAGAAGGTGGAGTTTCTCAAATCCATCCGCCAGATGAAGCAAAAGGTGCAGAATCTTTACCAAGAAGTGTTCGGGCGCCTGCGGGACGAGAACGGGCGGCCCTACTCCCCCAGCCAGTACGCGCTGCAGTACGGCAGCGACGGCAGCGTCATCTTGATACCCCGCGCCGTGGCCGAGCAGCAGTCCCGGCGGCAGGAACGCAAACAGAAGGACCGGAGGAAGTGA
- the CBX1 gene encoding chromobox protein homolog 1 produces the protein MGKKQNKKKVEEVLEEEEEEYVVEKVLDRRVVKGKVEYLLKWKGFSDEDNTWEPEENLDCPDLIAEFLQSQKTAHESEKSEGSKRKAESDTEDKGEESKPKKKKEELEKPRGFARGFEPERIIGATDSSGELMFLMKWKNSDEADLVPAKEANIKCPQVVISFYEERLTWHSYPSEDDDKKEDKN, from the exons atgggaaaaaaacagaacaagaagaaagtGGAAGAGGTCttagaggaagaggaggaggagtatGTGGTGGAGAAGGTCCTGGATCGGCGAGTGGTGAAGGGCAAAGTGGAGTATCTGCTGAAGTGGAAAGGCTTCTCAGA CGAAGACAACACCTGGGAGCCGGAGGAGAACCTGGACTGCCCAGACCTCATCGCCGAGTTCCTGCAGTCCCAGAAAACCGCGCACGAGAGCGAGAAGTCCGAGGGGAGCAAACGCAAAGCGGAGTCAGACACGGAGGACAAGGGGGAGGAGAGCAAaccaaagaagaagaaggaggag TTGGAGAAACCGCGAGGTTTCGCCCGAGGGTTTGAGCCGGAGCGAATCATCGGCGCCACGGATTCCAGCGGGGAGCTGATGTTCCTGATGAAGTG GAAGAACTCGGACGAGGCCGACCTGGTCCCTGCCAAGGAGGCCAACATCAAGTGCCCGCAGGTGGTGATCTCCTTCTACGAGGAGCGGTTGACATGGCATTCCTACCCCTCGGAGGACGATGACAAGAAAGAGGACAAGAACTAA
- the SNX11 gene encoding sorting nexin-11 isoform X1: MLSRCFPLGSGSRMLENQEEELTTVRVQDPRVQNEGSWNSYVDYKIFLHTNSKAFTAKTSCVRRRYREFVWLRRQLQKNAGLVPVPELPGKSTFFVGSTDEFVEKRRQGLQQFLEKVVQNVVLLSDSRLHLFLQSQLSVPEIEACVQGQGSRTVTDAILHYAMSNCGWAQEEQSRPALLPGDPRPGCAGPGNPQGLSCLQTFPHWSDFGMDDAHSDSPEEPAEPPGGQREPQ; encoded by the exons ATGCTCTCCAG ATGTTTCCCGCTGGGCTCTGGCTCTAGGATGTTGGAGAACCAAGAGGAA GAGCTGACCACAGTGCGTGTCCAGGACCCCCGCGTGCAGAACGAGGGCTCCTGGAACTCCTATGTGGACTATAAGATCTTCCTGCAC ACCAACAGCAAGGCCTTTACTGCCAAGACTTCATGCGTGCGGCGCCGGTACCGTGAGTTCGTGTGGCTGAGGCGGCAGCTCCAGAAGAACGCTGGCTTGGT GCCTGTCCCGGAGCTGCCCGGGAAATCCACCTTCTTCGTGGGCAGCACGGATGAGTTCGTCGAGAAGCGCAGACAGGGCCTGCAGCAGTTCCTGGAGAA GGTGGTGCAGAACGTCGTCCTTCTCTCCGACAGCCGCCTGCACCTTTTCCTGCAGAGCCAGCTCTCGGTGCCCGAGATCGAGGCGTGCGTGCAGGGCCAGGGCTCGCGGACGGTGACCGACGCCATCCTGCACTACGCCATGTCCAACTGCGGCTGGGCGCAGGAGGAGCAGAGCCGCCCCGCGCTGCTGCCGGGGGACCCGCGCCCCGG CTGCGCCGGCCCGGGGAACCCGCAggggctgagctgcctgcaGACCTTCCCGCACTGGAGCGACTTTGGGATGGATGACGCGCACTCGGACAGTCCGGAGGAGCCCGCGGAGCCCCCGGGCGGGCAGCGGGAGCCGCAGTGA
- the SNX11 gene encoding sorting nexin-11 isoform X2 yields MLENQEEELTTVRVQDPRVQNEGSWNSYVDYKIFLHTNSKAFTAKTSCVRRRYREFVWLRRQLQKNAGLVPVPELPGKSTFFVGSTDEFVEKRRQGLQQFLEKVVQNVVLLSDSRLHLFLQSQLSVPEIEACVQGQGSRTVTDAILHYAMSNCGWAQEEQSRPALLPGDPRPGCAGPGNPQGLSCLQTFPHWSDFGMDDAHSDSPEEPAEPPGGQREPQ; encoded by the exons ATGTTGGAGAACCAAGAGGAA GAGCTGACCACAGTGCGTGTCCAGGACCCCCGCGTGCAGAACGAGGGCTCCTGGAACTCCTATGTGGACTATAAGATCTTCCTGCAC ACCAACAGCAAGGCCTTTACTGCCAAGACTTCATGCGTGCGGCGCCGGTACCGTGAGTTCGTGTGGCTGAGGCGGCAGCTCCAGAAGAACGCTGGCTTGGT GCCTGTCCCGGAGCTGCCCGGGAAATCCACCTTCTTCGTGGGCAGCACGGATGAGTTCGTCGAGAAGCGCAGACAGGGCCTGCAGCAGTTCCTGGAGAA GGTGGTGCAGAACGTCGTCCTTCTCTCCGACAGCCGCCTGCACCTTTTCCTGCAGAGCCAGCTCTCGGTGCCCGAGATCGAGGCGTGCGTGCAGGGCCAGGGCTCGCGGACGGTGACCGACGCCATCCTGCACTACGCCATGTCCAACTGCGGCTGGGCGCAGGAGGAGCAGAGCCGCCCCGCGCTGCTGCCGGGGGACCCGCGCCCCGG CTGCGCCGGCCCGGGGAACCCGCAggggctgagctgcctgcaGACCTTCCCGCACTGGAGCGACTTTGGGATGGATGACGCGCACTCGGACAGTCCGGAGGAGCCCGCGGAGCCCCCGGGCGGGCAGCGGGAGCCGCAGTGA